Proteins from a single region of Apium graveolens cultivar Ventura chromosome 7, ASM990537v1, whole genome shotgun sequence:
- the LOC141674420 gene encoding uncharacterized protein LOC141674420, which produces MWWRRMISLMKKCIIGLPTNEGENEIYKLAKAREMRQRDLGFVRFIKDENARVLVKDDDIKCRWYHFFRQLFNESRISGEEIEWESVRQSHCDSSIQPINGEEIELSLCNMGKGKATGLDENPIEVWWCSGKEGERWLTQLFNLIFRNGKVPHEWKLSMVIPIYKNKGDAQNCSNFCGIKLLSHTMKLWE; this is translated from the coding sequence ATGTGGTGGAGGCGAATGATAAGTCTTATGAAGAAATGTATTATAGGTCTACCTACAAATGAGGGAGAAAATGAAATTTATAAACTAGCAAAGGCTCGAGAAATGAGACAACGAGATTTGGGATTTGTCAGATTTATTAAGGATGAAAATGCACGTGTGCTAGTTAAGGATGATGATATTAAATGTAGATGGTATCACTTTTTCAGACAGTTATTTAATGAGTCTCGTATAAGTGGAGAGGAGATTGAGTGGGAATCAGTTCGTCAATCGCATTGCGATTCTAGTATACAACCAATAAATGGTGAAGAAATTGAGTTGTCATTATGCAATATGGGTAAAGGTAAAGCCACTGGTCTAGACGAAAACCCTATAGAAGTATGGTGGTGTTCAGGTAAGGAGGGTGAGCGGTGGTTGACTCAACTCTTCAATCTTATTTTTCGAAATGGTAAGGTACCACATGAGTGGAAGCTTAGTATGGTTATTCCAATTTACAAGAATAAGGGTGATGCACAGAATTGTAGTAATTTTTGTGGTATTAAACTTTTAAGTCATACTATGAAATTATGGGAGTGA